From Amycolatopsis sp. WQ 127309:
GGTCAGGGATCCCGCTACGCCGACGACTTGAGTTCATGGCCCAGTAACGAGCCGGCCATCGACTTCACCTCCACGGCGCTGCTCGCATTCTCGCTGTGACTCGTGGGGGCGAACCCCCACACCCCCACGCCGGCGGGCTCCGCCCCCGGACCCCCGAAAGAAGTGGTGGGCAGGTCGTAGCATGACGTAGTGAGCGAACAGTCTGAATTCCCCGACGGCCAGTACCCCGAGCGTCCGGTCGAGCGCCAGAAGGGCCCCGTGGTCCTGCGCGGCGACCGCCGTGACCAGGGCAGCACGACCGACCAGCGGCTGCTCGACTCGCGCGGGCCCAGCGACTGGGTGCACACCGACCCGTGGCGCGTGCTGCGGATCCAGGCCGAGTTCGTCGAGGGTTTCGGCGCGCTCGCCGAGGTCCCGCGCGCGGTCACGGTGTTCGGCTCGGCACGCACCAAGCGCGACCACCCGGAGTACGAGCTCGGCCGCAAGATCGGCGCGGCGCTGGCCAACGCCGGGTTCGCCGTGATGACCGGCGGCGGCCCGGGCGCGATGGAGGCCGTCAACCGCGGCGCGGCCGAGGCCGGCGGCTTCTCCGTGGGGCTCGGCATCGAGCTGCCGTTCGAGCAGGGCCTGAACCCGTGGGTCGACCTCGGCGTCAACTTCCGCTACTTCTTCGCCCGCAAGACGATGTTCATCAAGTATTCGCAGGCCTTCATCTGCCTGCCCGGCGGCTTCGGCACGCTCGACGAGCTGTTCGAGGCGCTGACGCTGGTGCAGACGAAGAAGGTCACGAAGTTCCCGGTCGTGCTGTTCGGCAGCGAGTACTGGGGCGGGCTCTACGACTGGATCGCCAAGACCGTGCAGGCCGAGGGCAAGGTCAGCGCGCACGACCTGAACCTGCTGCACGTCACCGACGACATCGACGACGCCGTCAGCGTGGTGCAGAACTCCTACCAGGCCTGGGAGGACACCCACTGATGAGCCGGATCTGTGTCTTCTGCGGGTCGTCGATGGGCTTCTCGCCGCGCTACGCCGAGCAGGCGGCGGCGCTCGGCAAGCTGCTGGCCCAGCGCGGCATCGGCCTGGTCTACGGCGGTGCGAGCGTCGGCACCATGGGCGTGGTCGCCGACGCCGCGCTCGCCGCGGGCGGCGAGGTGATCGGCGTGATCCCGGAGGCGCTCTCGAGCGTCGAGATCTCGCACGCCGGGCTGAGCGAGCTGCACGTCGTGAAGGACATGCACGAGCGCAAGGCCAAGATGGCGGCCCTGTCGGACGGCTTCCTCGCCCTGCCCGGCGGCGCCGGGACGCTGGAGGAGCTGTTCGAGGTCTGGACGTGGGCCCAGCTCGGCCTGCACGGCAAGCCGATCGGCCTGGTCGACGTCGACGGCTACTACGCCCCGCTGCTGACCTTCGCCGACCACATGGTGACGGAAGGGTTCGTCAAGGCGGACTACCGGCAGCTGCTGCTGACCGACCCGGACCCGGCCGTGCTGCTCGACAAGTTCGCGACCTACGAGCCGCCGGCTCCGCCGAAGTGGGCCGCGGGACCGCCCGGGATCTGAGCGCTCACGGCTTCGGTGCTCGCCCGGACGAACGCGGCCACCGCCCGCGACCGCGTCCGGTCGGGCCAGGCCAGCATGATCGAGCTCTGCGGCGCGTCGAGCACCGGCACGCACACGACGTCCGCCCAGGCGTGCCGCCGGACCGACGCCGGGAGCACGGCGACGGCCTGACCCAGCGCGATCAACGCCATCAGCTGCCCGGAGTCCCGCACCTCGGGGCCGCTCGTCTTCTTGTCCGTCCCCGGCCAGCGGGGCAGCGGCTCGCCGTCGAGGTCGGCGAGCACCAGGGCGCTGCGCCCGGCCAGCCGGTGGTCGCGGTGCAGGACCGCCACCTGGTCCTGGGTCAGCAGCAGCTCGGTGTCGAACCCGGCGAGGTCGTCGTGCGCCGGGTGCACGAACGCGAGGTCGACGCGCCCGTCGCGCAGCATCGGCGTCTGCTCGCCGATCCCGCAGACGACCACCTCGACCTCGACGGCGT
This genomic window contains:
- a CDS encoding LysR family transcriptional regulator is translated as MQQPETRELAYFVAVAEERHFGRAAQRLGMAQPPLSRAIQQLERRLGVPLLERTSRGVTLTAAGAVFLVESHKALDAVTAAVRRAQRAGEAVPKLLVATKPDGDAGLLERILPRYRQDPDAVEVEVVVCGIGEQTPMLRDGRVDLAFVHPAHDDLAGFDTELLLTQDQVAVLHRDHRLAGRSALVLADLDGEPLPRWPGTDKKTSGPEVRDSGQLMALIALGQAVAVLPASVRRHAWADVVCVPVLDAPQSSIMLAWPDRTRSRAVAAFVRASTEAVSAQIPGGPAAHFGGAGGS
- a CDS encoding TIGR00730 family Rossman fold protein, giving the protein MSEQSEFPDGQYPERPVERQKGPVVLRGDRRDQGSTTDQRLLDSRGPSDWVHTDPWRVLRIQAEFVEGFGALAEVPRAVTVFGSARTKRDHPEYELGRKIGAALANAGFAVMTGGGPGAMEAVNRGAAEAGGFSVGLGIELPFEQGLNPWVDLGVNFRYFFARKTMFIKYSQAFICLPGGFGTLDELFEALTLVQTKKVTKFPVVLFGSEYWGGLYDWIAKTVQAEGKVSAHDLNLLHVTDDIDDAVSVVQNSYQAWEDTH
- a CDS encoding TIGR00730 family Rossman fold protein, producing MSRICVFCGSSMGFSPRYAEQAAALGKLLAQRGIGLVYGGASVGTMGVVADAALAAGGEVIGVIPEALSSVEISHAGLSELHVVKDMHERKAKMAALSDGFLALPGGAGTLEELFEVWTWAQLGLHGKPIGLVDVDGYYAPLLTFADHMVTEGFVKADYRQLLLTDPDPAVLLDKFATYEPPAPPKWAAGPPGI